The Zalophus californianus isolate mZalCal1 chromosome 7, mZalCal1.pri.v2, whole genome shotgun sequence genome includes a region encoding these proteins:
- the CCNC gene encoding cyclin-C isoform X1 has protein sequence MAGNFWQSSHYLQWILDKQDLLKERQKDLKFLSEEEYWKLQIFFTNVIQALGEHLKLRQQVIATATVYFKRFYARYSLKSIDPVLMAPTCVFLASKVEEFGVVSNTRLISAATSVLKTRFSYAFPKEFPYRMNHILECEFYLLELMDCCLIVYHPYRPLLQYVQDMGQEDMLLPLAWRIVNDTYRTDLCLLYPPFMIALACLHVACVVQQKDARQWFAELSVDMEKILEIIRVILKLYEQWKNFDERKEMATILSKMPKPKPPPNSEGEQGPNGSQNSSYSQS, from the exons ATGGCAGGGAACTTTTGGCAGAGCTCCCATTA TTTACAATGGATTTTGGATAAACAAGATCTGTTGAAGGAACGCCAGAAGGACTTAAAGTTTCTCTCAGAAGAAGAGTATTGgaaattacagatattttttacaaatg ttattcaGGCATTAGGTGAACATCTTAAATTAAGACAACAAGTTATTGCCACTGCTACAGTCTATTTCAAGAGATTCTATGCCAG GTATTCTCTGAAAAGTATAGATCCTGTATTAATGGCTCCTACATGTGTGTTTTTGGCATCCAAAGTAGAG GAATTTGGAGTAGTCTCAAATACAAGATTGATTTCTGCTGCTACTTCTGTAT tAAAAACTAGATTTTCATATGCCTTTCCAAAGGAATTTCCTTATAGGATGAACCAT atattaGAATGTGAATTCTATCTTTTAGAACTAATG GATTGTTGCTTGATAGTGTATCATCCTTATAGACCTTTGCTCCAGTATGTGCAGGACATGGGCCAAGAAGACATGTTGCTTCCCCTTGCATG GAGGATAGTGAATGATACCTACAGAACGGATCTTTGCCTACTGTATCCTCCTTTCATGATAGCTTTAG cTTGTCTACATGTAGCCTGTGTTGTACAGCAGAAAGATGCCAGACAGTGGTTTGCTGAGCTTTCTGTGGATATGGagaag ATTTTGGAAATAATCAGggttattttaaaactatatgagCAGTGGAAGAATTTTGATGAGAGAAAAGAGATGGCAACTATTCTTAGTAAGATGCCAAAACCAAAACCTCCTCCGAACAG TGAAGGAGAGCAGGGTCCAAATGGAAGTCAGAACTCTAGCTACAGCCAATCTTAA
- the CCNC gene encoding cyclin-C isoform X2: protein MAGNFWQSSHYLQWILDKQDLLKERQKDLKFLSEEEYWKLQIFFTNVIQALGEHLKLRQQVIATATVYFKRFYARYSLKSIDPVLMAPTCVFLASKVEEFGVVSNTRLISAATSVLKTRFSYAFPKEFPYRMNHILECEFYLLELMDCCLIVYHPYRPLLQYVQDMGQEDMLLPLAWRIVNDTYRTDLCLLYPPFMIALACLHVACVVQQKDARQWFAELSVDMEKILEIIRVILKLYEQWKNFDERKEMATILSKMPKPKPPPNRNSLSDSPLVAGPEAAR from the exons ATGGCAGGGAACTTTTGGCAGAGCTCCCATTA TTTACAATGGATTTTGGATAAACAAGATCTGTTGAAGGAACGCCAGAAGGACTTAAAGTTTCTCTCAGAAGAAGAGTATTGgaaattacagatattttttacaaatg ttattcaGGCATTAGGTGAACATCTTAAATTAAGACAACAAGTTATTGCCACTGCTACAGTCTATTTCAAGAGATTCTATGCCAG GTATTCTCTGAAAAGTATAGATCCTGTATTAATGGCTCCTACATGTGTGTTTTTGGCATCCAAAGTAGAG GAATTTGGAGTAGTCTCAAATACAAGATTGATTTCTGCTGCTACTTCTGTAT tAAAAACTAGATTTTCATATGCCTTTCCAAAGGAATTTCCTTATAGGATGAACCAT atattaGAATGTGAATTCTATCTTTTAGAACTAATG GATTGTTGCTTGATAGTGTATCATCCTTATAGACCTTTGCTCCAGTATGTGCAGGACATGGGCCAAGAAGACATGTTGCTTCCCCTTGCATG GAGGATAGTGAATGATACCTACAGAACGGATCTTTGCCTACTGTATCCTCCTTTCATGATAGCTTTAG cTTGTCTACATGTAGCCTGTGTTGTACAGCAGAAAGATGCCAGACAGTGGTTTGCTGAGCTTTCTGTGGATATGGagaag ATTTTGGAAATAATCAGggttattttaaaactatatgagCAGTGGAAGAATTTTGATGAGAGAAAAGAGATGGCAACTATTCTTAGTAAGATGCCAAAACCAAAACCTCCTCCGAACAG aaattccCTGAGTGATTCTCCACTAGTGGCAGGGCCTGAAGCTGCAAGATGA
- the CCNC gene encoding cyclin-C isoform X3, which yields MAPTCVFLASKVEEFGVVSNTRLISAATSVLKTRFSYAFPKEFPYRMNHILECEFYLLELMDCCLIVYHPYRPLLQYVQDMGQEDMLLPLAWRIVNDTYRTDLCLLYPPFMIALACLHVACVVQQKDARQWFAELSVDMEKILEIIRVILKLYEQWKNFDERKEMATILSKMPKPKPPPNSEGEQGPNGSQNSSYSQS from the exons ATGGCTCCTACATGTGTGTTTTTGGCATCCAAAGTAGAG GAATTTGGAGTAGTCTCAAATACAAGATTGATTTCTGCTGCTACTTCTGTAT tAAAAACTAGATTTTCATATGCCTTTCCAAAGGAATTTCCTTATAGGATGAACCAT atattaGAATGTGAATTCTATCTTTTAGAACTAATG GATTGTTGCTTGATAGTGTATCATCCTTATAGACCTTTGCTCCAGTATGTGCAGGACATGGGCCAAGAAGACATGTTGCTTCCCCTTGCATG GAGGATAGTGAATGATACCTACAGAACGGATCTTTGCCTACTGTATCCTCCTTTCATGATAGCTTTAG cTTGTCTACATGTAGCCTGTGTTGTACAGCAGAAAGATGCCAGACAGTGGTTTGCTGAGCTTTCTGTGGATATGGagaag ATTTTGGAAATAATCAGggttattttaaaactatatgagCAGTGGAAGAATTTTGATGAGAGAAAAGAGATGGCAACTATTCTTAGTAAGATGCCAAAACCAAAACCTCCTCCGAACAG TGAAGGAGAGCAGGGTCCAAATGGAAGTCAGAACTCTAGCTACAGCCAATCTTAA